The following are encoded in a window of Haloarcula laminariae genomic DNA:
- a CDS encoding NAD(P)/FAD-dependent oxidoreductase, with the protein MSTSHVIIGDGIAGASAAETIREADPDASVTVLTDEGEALYNRILIKEFAKGKLPEAPISIHEPEWYDERDIDLQMNTHVTEIEPVAHEVHTHEGDTYEYDKLLVATGGTPAQLPVENSDAEGVHHFWTFQDARGIREHAEESDQGVIVGAGLLGIDLAAVCAAQGIDAKYLMRGDRWWRYALSSDGAEIIHDALRENGVEPVFDSGVDHFTVDDDGHVTGAVDPNGEEFDGDWAGVAIGLDFNTEFLDGAGLELDDGVVVDEYMQTNVEDIYAAGDLTQFYDTILNARAQNGAWGSAKEQGSVAGTNMVEDAEEKEFRWVSSYSITHFDFPFLSFGHPTRGDDEAERKYSDSEWRRLAFENGQLIGGVLIGDLSQQSTFKKLIREERKVADQKELLLEKEVDLEEVKANTAAPAE; encoded by the coding sequence ATGAGCACGTCGCACGTGATTATCGGTGACGGCATCGCGGGTGCGTCCGCGGCCGAGACAATCAGGGAAGCGGACCCAGACGCATCGGTGACCGTCCTCACCGACGAGGGGGAAGCTCTCTACAACCGGATTCTCATCAAGGAGTTCGCCAAGGGGAAACTGCCCGAGGCGCCCATCTCCATTCACGAGCCCGAGTGGTACGACGAGCGCGACATCGACCTCCAGATGAACACCCACGTCACGGAGATCGAGCCGGTCGCTCACGAGGTGCACACCCACGAGGGCGACACCTACGAGTACGACAAGCTGCTGGTTGCGACGGGCGGGACGCCCGCCCAGCTCCCCGTCGAGAACAGCGACGCCGAGGGCGTCCACCACTTCTGGACGTTCCAGGACGCCCGGGGCATCCGCGAGCACGCCGAGGAGTCGGACCAGGGCGTCATCGTCGGCGCCGGCCTGCTGGGTATCGACCTCGCGGCCGTCTGTGCGGCCCAGGGCATCGACGCGAAGTACCTGATGCGCGGGGACCGCTGGTGGCGCTATGCGCTCTCCAGCGACGGCGCCGAAATCATCCATGACGCCCTGCGCGAGAACGGCGTCGAACCCGTCTTCGACTCCGGTGTCGACCACTTCACGGTCGACGACGACGGCCACGTCACCGGCGCGGTCGACCCCAACGGCGAGGAGTTCGACGGGGACTGGGCCGGCGTCGCCATCGGGCTGGACTTCAACACCGAGTTCCTCGACGGCGCGGGCCTCGAACTGGACGACGGCGTCGTCGTCGACGAGTACATGCAGACCAACGTCGAGGACATCTACGCCGCGGGCGACCTGACCCAGTTCTACGACACCATCCTCAACGCCCGCGCGCAGAACGGGGCCTGGGGCTCCGCCAAGGAGCAGGGGTCGGTCGCCGGGACGAACATGGTCGAAGACGCCGAGGAGAAGGAGTTCCGCTGGGTCTCCTCCTACTCCATTACCCACTTCGACTTCCCCTTCCTCTCCTTCGGTCACCCCACGCGCGGGGACGACGAGGCCGAACGGAAATACTCCGACAGCGAGTGGCGCCGACTGGCCTTCGAGAACGGCCAGCTCATCGGCGGCGTGCTCATCGGCGACCTCTCCCAGCAGTCCACGTTCAAGAAGCTCATCCGCGAGGAGCGGAAGGTCGCAGACCAGAAGGAACTGCTCCTGGAGAAAGAGGTCGACCTCGAAGAAGTGAAGGCAAACACCGCCGCGCCCGCTGAATAA
- a CDS encoding DUF6149 family protein — translation MKLRQNVKHFAAKQALTLPVVGERVNDRLVDLHTNVFIDKADPERADERRDHLDDFFDATMDTYLAALEAGYPEAEAREITHVQANFDFYNHGWTEMMEFPSDELQAHYDRYEDFFGKHGITISDPLGEFRPRGGVAEAPSTPAKLDDPDHPHAVGGFADDVYVETEDGEVVVGGQEEPEDVDPSKAPGAE, via the coding sequence ATGAAACTCCGTCAGAACGTCAAGCACTTCGCGGCCAAGCAGGCGCTGACGCTCCCGGTCGTCGGCGAGCGAGTCAACGACCGACTCGTGGACCTCCACACGAACGTCTTCATCGACAAGGCCGACCCCGAGCGGGCCGACGAGCGACGGGACCACCTCGACGACTTCTTCGACGCGACGATGGACACCTACCTCGCCGCGCTCGAAGCGGGGTATCCGGAGGCCGAGGCCCGCGAGATAACCCACGTCCAGGCCAACTTCGACTTCTACAACCACGGCTGGACGGAGATGATGGAGTTCCCCAGCGACGAGCTACAGGCCCACTACGACCGCTACGAGGACTTCTTCGGGAAGCACGGCATCACGATTTCGGACCCGCTGGGCGAGTTCCGGCCCCGGGGCGGCGTCGCCGAAGCGCCGTCGACGCCGGCGAAACTGGACGACCCCGACCACCCCCACGCGGTGGGCGGGTTCGCCGACGACGTCTACGTCGAGACGGAGGACGGCGAAGTCGTCGTGGGCGGCCAGGAGGAGCCCGAGGACGTCGA